The genomic window CCTGCAATCATTTTCTGTCCTATGGAGTCATAAGGGGTAGAAAAGTACTCAGAACTAAAAAGAAAACTGCATGCTATCCACAACAAATTCATTTTAGCGTAAAGCATAAAACAAAAATACAAAAATTTAGGCTGTATGTCTTTTGAAATTTTGGAATTAAAATTAGCGCTGTAACCACTTATCTAATATAACGCTAAACTTACATTATGAAAGCTTTTTACTAAAAATGACGTGTTGTATTTCTTTTTGTTTTTTGTTGTAGTCTGTAATTTGCACTTCTACAACAGCTCCAGGGATGAGGTCAGAAGCATGGTATTTAAAGCTAAACTCTCTTTCTAGTCCTTCTACACATAATTGGACAAATACTTGCGAACCTTCTCTACGCTTGACAATAGCTTGTACTTTATCGCCCTGTTTGAGTTTATCTTGCCGTGGGTAATTAAGCATCGAAGTGTTTTCTTTCGTTTCCACTATGGTATTTTGAACGGGTATTTCGGTTTGGGGTTTATCTTCTGTTTCTTCAGCCAAAGAGAGTAAAGAAATATTTTTTAACGATTTTTGTTTTGCTATTTTAGCTTCTTCTAACTTTTGTAAGATAGAGTCTTTTTCTTGTTCATCTACTATTGTTAGTCTAGCAAAGCCCATTAGGCGCATTTCGTAATCTTGATTAACAGGATGAAATGCAATTTTACGAGATTTGTAAAACTTTTCTGTTTTTTTCGACTGAATAATACTTTCTAATAAATGATTTTCGAACTGCCAATCCCCTGTAATGGCGTGAAAGCCACTTCCCATACCTATACGCAATACACAAGATTGATTACTATTCGGGACATTTTTAAGTAAATCTTGAAGTTTATTACGGATGTTATTTGTTTTATCCGTTTGGTACTCGTCAAAAAAATCAATTTCTTTTTTAATGAAGTTACGTGTATAGTTATTGACTATCTGAAAAATGAACTCAATGGTACTACCTTGCTGTTGAATGATGTGGTTAGCGTTAGGCGGAGTGTCAGGTTCTAGCAGCTGATACACCTTCTCGGCAATGTTTATCCGAAAAACAGATTTACCTGAAAATGTTTCAAAGTGGGTTACAAAACCTGTTTCTTTAAATTTTGTTTCATTACCTCTTTTTAGTGCAGATTTCCAAGCACCTTCAAAACGATTTCCTCCGCTATTTTTTAAGTTAAATAACTTAGTAGCATATATACGAGAGTTTAGAAAATATGCATCACTTACTTGTATCAAACGCATGAGGTTGTTATCAATTTTGCCGAAAAGGCTTTCTTCTATCTTTTTTTCGTCTACTTTGACCTTTTTGTACAAGTAATTAAATAATACGCTCCGCAATGCTCCTTTTATACTGCTACCAGGTAAATAGGGATAGCCTTCTCCGTTACGAATAAGAGTTTTGATGGGATTATTCTTTTCGGGAGGTATAGGGCAATCAAATTCATGAATGATACAATCTTTGATATCTTCAAATTTGGGGCTAAAACTTGCGTTGATGATATCATTAGTAATTCTATTTAGTTCCTCGTAGGTTTTTTTTCTCAAATATGCATCTAGATCGTAAATGTAGAGTTTTTTGTTTCTTTGGTCATAATACTGCACAAGGCTATCCCATGCTTTTTCGTTTCCTGCACCTACATGTGTAGGAGTTAAAAAATCAACAGCAATGTAAGCTTGCTCTACTAAATCTTTCTTCATATTCTATTTAAGATTGATAAAACGGTAAAAAAAGTGTTTTTCCTATTCTTATTATAGAATGTTCTTCTGTGTGTCCTTTCATAATGTCAGGTTCTAGGTCTACATATCCACCTAAAATCAAAGGTTCACTTGGTTTAGTTTGATGCTCGGGTAAACTGAATACGCTTCCTTCACTGAACATATTGATAAACCTTTTTCTATACGAAAGAAAAGGTGGTGTAGAAATGTATCCACCACGCAGCTTGAGTTCATATTCAGCGTTTTCAAGCATAGTTTGTAATTGTTCTTGGTTTTCAGGTAGAAACATACCTAAACATAATAGACGATTAGCCTTTTGAGGTAGTTCAATAGACAAAGTAGTTTCTTCAAAAGTAAAAAAACCATTACCTACATTTCTGTCTGTGCCTATACCTTCATCAGAAAGTAAGCGTAAAGCTGTACGAACTAATTCTTTGTCTTGTGGGCTGCCTTCAAAGATGAAGTAAAGTCCTGCTTTTTCATGAAAGTACAGGCGTTCAAGGTAAAAGGGCATAGTTTCACGCCTATTCGGAGTTTGCTCAATTTTTACTCGCTGCACAACATGCTTCTCAAACAGCTTTATTTCTTTTGCCCTCTCACTTAGTATTGAATCATTGATATGATTTTCATCAGATAAGTTCAAGTCTTGACCTTGTAAGATCAACTGTAAGTAGGTGCTATCTACGTATTTAATTTTTTTTAGCTTTTTGAAGGCAATACCGCTAGTACTATTTACTTGATAGGAAAATGGCTTAGGAAATAGATAAGAGTTTTCATAGAAAGGAAACAGGCTAGATATTGCAAAACTAAAAGAAGGAGTAGGTATAGGTATGCCCAGCATTGCCCATGCTGCTACAAAAGCAGCATACATTTTATCTGAGTGTAAAAATTCTTCTGTTCGGTCATAGACCGCACTTGGCGTAGCAATATGCAAAGGAGTTTCAAAGTAGAGTTTGAATATTGTAAATGTGCGTAGTCCCATAAACTTTAAGCTTTTAGATCTGCAGGAATGGGAACTTCTGTATAGTCCTTTTCAGGTGCTGTATCAAGGTAAAATTCTTTGGAGCGTTCTTTTATAGACTCAATGTAAAATTGTACCTGCCCACATCCCCGTGAACCCTTACCCCCTAAATAATCATCTTGAATGAGTCGCAAACCATTGAATATGATTCGCAAATTTTCTTGTTCATTATCTCCTTCTAACACATTTACTACAATATTAAGGCTAAATTCAGCACCAGCAGGTACTCGCTCTATTGTGCGCGGAGTAGCTTTTGCTGTTTTTCTATCAATAACTACTTCTGTCTTAGCTTCTGTATAAGGTAAATCTGTAAATTTGTTTTTGAGAATTTCTTGCTTTTCATCCAGCAAATCTCCATCTCTTACAATAATTTTAGATGGAACAGGGTCATCATTATCTGAATTACCGAAAATATGCGCTATTTTACCTTTTTTACTGGGTCCGTACTTAATGTGCTGCCCTTGTCTAGGATTTTTTTCTTCAGAAATACCATCAAGTTGTTCCAATAAGCAGCGCATTTTACCTTTAATACTGCTACCTGGGATATAAGGCTTGTTAGTTAGTGGATTGCGAACAACAAACACATCAACCCCACCAATGCTTAGCGCCGTATTAGAGCCCCCAATATGCAGCCCTGTAAGGGCTTTAATTTTTCCTCTGATAATGATTTTCTTTTTTAGCATATTATTCTTAATTTTAGTTTAATACTATTACTTTCCTCCATGAGCTTTGTGATACGCAATAACAGCTTCAATAAAAGTAGCGAAATTATTGTAGCTTACTTCATCATTCACTTTATCAATCAACTGACTAACCACTTCATAGAAAAGATGAATTTTGTTTTCATTTCCTTGTCGAGATTTATTGTAAGCCAGCTTGGGTTTAAGCATATAAAAGTCCATTTTGTTCTGTTCAAAACCTTTGAGCTGAATACGACGAACTTCTCCAAAGAAGTTCCGAATCTGTGAAGTAGTTAAGGGAGACCCCTGAATTAAGTCATAAGCAAACACTTCACAGAATTCAATAGCTTCTCGAGGTAAACCTTCTTTTCTTGTAATCCATTCTTCCCATTGTTCAGGTTTAAATTCTACTGTTTTTTTTTCTTTTAGTACGGTTTGCCCTGGTATTTTCATAGCTGTATAAATTTAATAGTTTATATGCTTTTCTCATTTCTCATAGTAAAGTCAGCTAGTCGGGCAGCGATACAAAGTAATTCTAATGTACGTTCAGGTGTAAATTTTGCTTTGATATCTCCGAGAAATATCAAAGTTTTAAGCTCACTTAAAGCTAGAGTGTTTTTCTGATTTGTATTCCGAGCAATATTGTAAGCTGCCAAGTATTGCCATGTCAGTTTACTTTGTTTTTGCAAGTTTCTATATTCAAAGAGTTTTTGCAGAAAGTTTTTGCTAATAACACCTTCCTTTAAGTATTCTACTAGTTTATCCCAATACTCCGTTACAAAGTCAAACTCTTTGTTCCAAGATACAGGTTCATCAAGCAAACAGACTGCATTTTTAGGTGACTTGACTAAGTTCTGTGGATTGTATTTTTTAGCTTTTTCTTCAGCTTGACCTGCTTCATCTGCGGCTTTGGCAATAGGATATTTCTCATCTACAATAGCAATACCGCCTGAAATAGAAATGTCTTCTCTCCCAACAAAATCCCGAAAGTCTTTTCTTATTTTTCCTGCAAGTTCTATAATTAAGTCCCAGCGCCCAATGACAAATAAATCATCACCCCCTGAATACAAAATATGTAAAGAATTTTTACTTGAATAGGTTTTATTTACTTGCTCTTTTATAGTATTTAGATAACCACTAAAAAACCAATCCAACCGAGTAGAGAGCGTAGATAAGCTAGCAAAATTACGGATCTCTTCCCCTAAACCTTCATTAAAGATACTACCTAAATTATCTACATCCATGCGCAGTATACCCAAACGAGTAAAACCCTTTGCATTATTTTCATTTTTAGCTAAATCAGTAAAAGGGGGACATATTTCATTACCACCATAAAAAGTGAATCCGTACGCCAGGTTATTACCTTTTATACTGTTCAAAAAATCCTCTGTACGATTAAAAATCTTAACCAAAGCATTATCTATTTTTTCCTTTTCTTTGGTCAAAAATGTATAAAATACGCCTTGTTGTAGAGGTTGAAATCTGTTTTCGTCTTCAATTTGGGATAGTTTATAGTAGCTTTGAATAAGATATTTAGATGAACGCAGATTTTCTGCTAATTCTACTTGACGCTTAACTATACGAGTAACCTTATATTGAACTTTATTTTCATCCTCACTCTCCTTTTCATCAAGAAGTACTAACTTACTTCCTTTGGGTGCTTCTTTACCCGTAATATCACAGCACTCTGCTTTTCCACCTGCACCTGAAGGCTCAAACAAATCGCTGTATTTCTCTGATAGTAAGAACTTAAATTTCGTATATTTTTTCTTACCTGTAACATGAATGACAGAGTTCCAAAGCTCTTTTAGTCCCTTTTTGGTTTCATTTTGATATTCAAAAATAATTTCATTGTTTTCATCAAAACTGAAAGGAATGTAGCCAATATTGACGTACAAATCACCATAGTGTTCATATAGAATTTGTTTAACAATACGTTTTTCAATATGCTCAATGAGTTCCGAAAAGTTGTTTGTATGAGGTAGAAGCAGGTAGCCCTTTCCTCCACCTGAATAAATAATATGGCTTTGAGTAGTACCTAATTCTTTGTGTATTCTCTGAATAATGGTATCTGTCAATAAAATTAAGTAAAAAGAGCGCCCTTTTAGGGATTTTGCGGCTAATTTGCTTAAAATATTGTAGATGTAGCTCTGAATACCTGAAATATCTATGCAAAGCAAAACAAAAGGGTATTTCTGACCGTATACCACACTTCCATTTTGTATTTGACCTTGTTCTGCAATAGTATGAGCAAAAGCACTAAGGATCTTTATGTCTTCAAATGCATTTACGAAAGGATATTTTTCATTGATAGATAGGCAAGTGAGGTATTTTTTGTATATGTAAAGCAGAGTGGTCGCAAATGGAATAAGCTCTGTATCTGTGGAGATTTTTTCTAATTCATCCACAAAGGCTTGAATGTGTTTCGTTATTTCTTGTTCATCAGGTTTTTGATTTTGACAAATATGGCTATCTTTTTCGATTGAGAGTATTTCAATAGGAAGGTAAGTAGTAGCGTTTGTTTTGGGTTTTAGATAGCAAAATACATTTTCCGCAGGTTGAGCTGTGGTAAAAGGAACAGAGAGATACTTTTTAGCTTGCTTCAGGATAATGTCTAATTCCTGTTGGTTGGTATCTTTTAGGTAAATATTTTTAATTTTTTCAATGTATGAAGTGATACCCGCGTGGTAGTGTTTTAAGTAGTCTAAGCCATACAGCATGCTCCACAGATAGGCTTTTTGTTTCATAACGGTAGCGTTGTTATTGCAAATAT from Bacteroidia bacterium includes these protein-coding regions:
- the csm3 gene encoding type III-A CRISPR-associated RAMP protein Csm3 — encoded protein: MLKKKIIIRGKIKALTGLHIGGSNTALSIGGVDVFVVRNPLTNKPYIPGSSIKGKMRCLLEQLDGISEEKNPRQGQHIKYGPSKKGKIAHIFGNSDNDDPVPSKIIVRDGDLLDEKQEILKNKFTDLPYTEAKTEVVIDRKTAKATPRTIERVPAGAEFSLNIVVNVLEGDNEQENLRIIFNGLRLIQDDYLGGKGSRGCGQVQFYIESIKERSKEFYLDTAPEKDYTEVPIPADLKA
- a CDS encoding RAMP superfamily CRISPR-associated protein; protein product: MKKDLVEQAYIAVDFLTPTHVGAGNEKAWDSLVQYYDQRNKKLYIYDLDAYLRKKTYEELNRITNDIINASFSPKFEDIKDCIIHEFDCPIPPEKNNPIKTLIRNGEGYPYLPGSSIKGALRSVLFNYLYKKVKVDEKKIEESLFGKIDNNLMRLIQVSDAYFLNSRIYATKLFNLKNSGGNRFEGAWKSALKRGNETKFKETGFVTHFETFSGKSVFRINIAEKVYQLLEPDTPPNANHIIQQQGSTIEFIFQIVNNYTRNFIKKEIDFFDEYQTDKTNNIRNKLQDLLKNVPNSNQSCVLRIGMGSGFHAITGDWQFENHLLESIIQSKKTEKFYKSRKIAFHPVNQDYEMRLMGFARLTIVDEQEKDSILQKLEEAKIAKQKSLKNISLLSLAEETEDKPQTEIPVQNTIVETKENTSMLNYPRQDKLKQGDKVQAIVKRREGSQVFVQLCVEGLEREFSFKYHASDLIPGAVVEVQITDYNKKQKEIQHVIFSKKLS
- the csm2 gene encoding type III-A CRISPR-associated protein Csm2, which produces MKIPGQTVLKEKKTVEFKPEQWEEWITRKEGLPREAIEFCEVFAYDLIQGSPLTTSQIRNFFGEVRRIQLKGFEQNKMDFYMLKPKLAYNKSRQGNENKIHLFYEVVSQLIDKVNDEVSYNNFATFIEAVIAYHKAHGGK
- the cas10 gene encoding type III-A CRISPR-associated protein Cas10/Csm1, which gives rise to MSILFYICNNNATVMKQKAYLWSMLYGLDYLKHYHAGITSYIEKIKNIYLKDTNQQELDIILKQAKKYLSVPFTTAQPAENVFCYLKPKTNATTYLPIEILSIEKDSHICQNQKPDEQEITKHIQAFVDELEKISTDTELIPFATTLLYIYKKYLTCLSINEKYPFVNAFEDIKILSAFAHTIAEQGQIQNGSVVYGQKYPFVLLCIDISGIQSYIYNILSKLAAKSLKGRSFYLILLTDTIIQRIHKELGTTQSHIIYSGGGKGYLLLPHTNNFSELIEHIEKRIVKQILYEHYGDLYVNIGYIPFSFDENNEIIFEYQNETKKGLKELWNSVIHVTGKKKYTKFKFLLSEKYSDLFEPSGAGGKAECCDITGKEAPKGSKLVLLDEKESEDENKVQYKVTRIVKRQVELAENLRSSKYLIQSYYKLSQIEDENRFQPLQQGVFYTFLTKEKEKIDNALVKIFNRTEDFLNSIKGNNLAYGFTFYGGNEICPPFTDLAKNENNAKGFTRLGILRMDVDNLGSIFNEGLGEEIRNFASLSTLSTRLDWFFSGYLNTIKEQVNKTYSSKNSLHILYSGGDDLFVIGRWDLIIELAGKIRKDFRDFVGREDISISGGIAIVDEKYPIAKAADEAGQAEEKAKKYNPQNLVKSPKNAVCLLDEPVSWNKEFDFVTEYWDKLVEYLKEGVISKNFLQKLFEYRNLQKQSKLTWQYLAAYNIARNTNQKNTLALSELKTLIFLGDIKAKFTPERTLELLCIAARLADFTMRNEKSI
- the csm4 gene encoding type III-A CRISPR-associated RAMP protein Csm4; its protein translation is MGLRTFTIFKLYFETPLHIATPSAVYDRTEEFLHSDKMYAAFVAAWAMLGIPIPTPSFSFAISSLFPFYENSYLFPKPFSYQVNSTSGIAFKKLKKIKYVDSTYLQLILQGQDLNLSDENHINDSILSERAKEIKLFEKHVVQRVKIEQTPNRRETMPFYLERLYFHEKAGLYFIFEGSPQDKELVRTALRLLSDEGIGTDRNVGNGFFTFEETTLSIELPQKANRLLCLGMFLPENQEQLQTMLENAEYELKLRGGYISTPPFLSYRKRFINMFSEGSVFSLPEHQTKPSEPLILGGYVDLEPDIMKGHTEEHSIIRIGKTLFLPFYQS